The Deltaproteobacteria bacterium region CTCCTCTTTTAATCCTTGACATACCTGGTATCCATCCATGACCGGCATGATCAAATCCAACAGGATGAGGTCAGGGTGTTCGGATTTGGCTGCCTGAAGGCCTGCCAGGCCATCCTGGGCCAGAATGACCTCATGCCCTTGTTTGGTCAGAATGGTTTTCGCGACGTGGGCAATCAATCGGCTGTCATCTACTATAAGTATCCTGGCCATGTAACCCCCACATTACCATATTTCGGATTATGACTATTGAGTTAGCTCCGCTTCGATATATAGTCTTTGATTATTGGATGATCATCCCTTGTCCCTCCAATGCTCTCGTCCCTTGTTTTCTGAGGCTTTTGCAGCATGGGACCCTCCCTGTTCTCCTCCGCTGCGCTCCGGAGCCAGGGTTTCCCATACTGCAAAAGCCAAGAAAACTACGGGACTTCCGCAAGTCACTCCAAGGGATAATCATCCAATAATCCGTTACAATTAGCATATGATGCGGAGCTAACTCAATAGTCATATTTCGGATTTGCGGCTCACTCCCTGGAGAAATCGCCATGCGGATTTTACTTATGCGCTCTCACTGCGCATCACTCTGGCTTCAGCCTTGAAAGAACAATATCCGGTATGTCATCCAGTGGGGCCACCATTTCTGCCGCGCCCCGTTTGATGGCAGCCGCAGGCATGCCAAACACCAGCGAGGTGGCTTCGTCCTGTGCAACTGTAAAGGCACCGGCCTGCCTCATGGCCAGCAAGCCGTCGGCCCCGTCGTCTCCCATCCCTGTCAGGAGGATGCCTATGGCATTGGAGGCCGCGGTCTTTGCAACCGAATTGAATAATACATCTACAGAAGGACGCTGGTGATTGACCTGTCGGCCGTTCTGCAGACGGACGTAATATCCCTTACGGTCCTCTGCCACCTGCAGGTGCCATCCGCCGGGCGCTATCAGCACCTTTCCTCTATCGAGACGGTCCCTGTCGTTGGCTTCCTTAATATCCATAGGAAACAGCGAGTCCATTCGCTGGGCAAAGCCACTTGTATAGCGAGCGGGCATGTGCTGGACTATGACGATTCCATTCACATCAGGAGGCATGGACCCAAGCAGTCTTTCTATGGCACAGGTGCCGCCCGTAGAGGCCCCGATGGCAATGATCTTATCCGAGCTTGCAATACTTACCGCCGGAATACGTTTCCTGTGTTTGCCGAACAGGTCATAGGGCCTGATTCTGGTCCGTGCCGCCGTTTTTATCTTAGCGATAATCTCATGCCTCAACTCCCAGAGACCGGTCCTGATGTTCTTTCTGGGTTTGGCAATGAAATCAACAGCTCCAATATTCAGGGCTTCCAGGGTACGCATGCTGTTATTCCGGGTATACGAGCTGATCATGATCACCGGGACGGGACGAAAGCGCATCAGATGCTTCAGAAAGGTGATTCCGTCCATTCGGGGCATCTCGACGTCCAGAGTGATCACATCAGGCCTTTTTTCTATGATCGTATCCTTGGCATCAAAGGCATCCGAGGCTGCTCCAAGCACCTCAATGTCAGTATCCGACGACAGCAGAGTCGTCAGTACCGACTGCACAACAGGTGAATCGTCAACAATGAGCACGCGGATCGGTTTCATTTAGAACAACACCACTCGCGACTTTGCCAGCCGTCTTTGAAAAATCCTTCTTTTATAAAAGTCTTCGTCTTGAAAGGAACGTTTGTCTTGTCTCATATCGAATCGTTTTAAGAGGACCCTGTGAGTGTCAGTAAAAAAGAATATCTTTCTGCCGGTACTGCCTCCCACATCGATCTTTACGGCAGGAATACCTTCCAGTTCGAGGAATTTTTTTGCAAAACGGACATTGGATTCGATGATATCGCCGTCATCCCTCCTGAATCTCAGTACATTGCCTCCCCCAAAGACCTTGGCCCGAAGCCCTTTTCTCCGTGCCCCAAGTTTAATAAGTTCCCCGATCAACAGCTCCATGGCAAACATACCGTACCGGGCGACCTCGGAAGACAGGATTTCATCGGGACGGACCATTCCCGGAAGCAAAAAATGGTTCATCCCTGCCACTTTTATTTTTTCATCATAGATGCAGGTGGCAATACAGGATCCGACAATCGTGTGAAGTACCTCACCATTTTGAGTGGCAAAATACTCACCTGCTATAAGCGTTATAACTGGTTTTTTTAAGGTGTGGCTGTAAAACCGGTACAAAACTAACCTCTCTTTTGATAGGTGAAATAACCCACCGGGGCAAAACGGTCGTCGACACCGATCAGGGACTCGGAGGCTCCCAGACACAGGAATCCATCCTGCCCCAAGATACGGAAGAAATTATCTATAAGCCTTTTTTTGATTTCCATATCAAAATATATCATCACATTCCGGCAAAAAATAATGTCTATAGGGCTTCTGAATGGAAAGTCAAAATCGACAAAGTTGAGCCTGCGAAACAAGAGTTTTTTCTTAAGGCTTCCCTGGCCAGGAAGAATCCGGAGTTCCTCCCGGTGCCTTTTGTGAAATATCTGTTGAGGTATTCTATTGGGACCTGTTGTTGCATACACTCTTCTGGATATATGCCCCTGTAAGCGATTTTGAGAGCGTCGGTATCAACATCGCTGGCCAGGATCTTGATGTCCCAGGTGCGTTCCTCTTCAAATATTTCGCTTACTGCCATGGCAATACTGTAAGCTTCCTGGCCCGTAGCGCATCCGGCGGACCATATGCGCAGCTTCCTGGTAGTGTTATTCCGGGTTGCCAGATGAGGCAATATGACGCTGGCCAAAAGCTCAAATTGTTTCGTGTGCCTGAAAAAGGCGGATTGGTCGACTGTAATCGTATTTATGAGTCGCCTTAATTCCCATCCGCCTTCTTTGTCATGGAGCAGGCAGCGATAATATTCACTATATGACTCTAACCCAAGGCTACTCATTCTGGAGGCCAGCTTTCGTTGCAAAGCCATCTTTTTTGTACGAGCAAAAGAGATGCCGACATGTTTCCTGATTAGATGCCTGAATAACTCAAATTCTTTTTCCGACAGGTGGCCCGTCATAAAAACACACCATACTGATGATCAGGCAGCATCCAGGATTTCGAGTTCTTCAGGACTCAAGAGTCTATCTATATCCAACAGGACTACAAGTTTATCTTCCTTTTTCCCGATCCCCTTTATATATTCGGTCTTCATGCCAGGAGGAAGATTGGAAGTGGCCTGAATTTCTTCCGGGAGGATTTCCACCACGTCCGTGATCTCATCTACAATAACCCCAATGACCCTTCCCGATATCTCCATTACAATGATTGTATGGAAATGGGTGTATGTGGTTTCCGGGAGATTAAACTTTTCCCTCAAATCAAATACGGGCAGGACAACACCCCTCAGATTAATGATCCCCTTGATGAACCCTCTCATGTTTGGAAGAGGCGTGATCTTTCTATAGCTGACGACCTCTTTTATCTTGAGGATCTCAATCCCATACGTCTGTTCATTTATTGAAAAGATGACATATTGCTGAACTTCAGACATTAAAATTCCTCAAACCCTTCATCCAGCTCTTT contains the following coding sequences:
- a CDS encoding chemotaxis response regulator protein-glutamate methylesterase (regulates chemotaxis by demethylation of methyl-accepting chemotaxis proteins): MKPIRVLIVDDSPVVQSVLTTLLSSDTDIEVLGAASDAFDAKDTIIEKRPDVITLDVEMPRMDGITFLKHLMRFRPVPVIMISSYTRNNSMRTLEALNIGAVDFIAKPRKNIRTGLWELRHEIIAKIKTAARTRIRPYDLFGKHRKRIPAVSIASSDKIIAIGASTGGTCAIERLLGSMPPDVNGIVIVQHMPARYTSGFAQRMDSLFPMDIKEANDRDRLDRGKVLIAPGGWHLQVAEDRKGYYVRLQNGRQVNHQRPSVDVLFNSVAKTAASNAIGILLTGMGDDGADGLLAMRQAGAFTVAQDEATSLVFGMPAAAIKRGAAEMVAPLDDIPDIVLSRLKPE
- a CDS encoding chemotaxis protein CheW, which translates into the protein MSEVQQYVIFSINEQTYGIEILKIKEVVSYRKITPLPNMRGFIKGIINLRGVVLPVFDLREKFNLPETTYTHFHTIIVMEISGRVIGVIVDEITDVVEILPEEIQATSNLPPGMKTEYIKGIGKKEDKLVVLLDIDRLLSPEELEILDAA